From Impatiens glandulifera chromosome 7, dImpGla2.1, whole genome shotgun sequence:
tatttgaaatttgtaattaatttagatggtataatatttttaatatatttgagttatatatattaacaaataaagaTGATATTTTGTTAATAGTTTTCAAtgggaaataaaataaatatataaatcacaAATAGACAATACAATGGTGAAAGTTGACTGCAAGCTACTACTTTTATGGGTAGTCGTCCAAAATTGCCCAACTATTGTCCACTTTTCTAGGGTTACCCTCTAAACTTGCCATGATATCCtagatttataaaaagaaaaatctaaatatattcaacatttaCCCTTTTTGTCAActtaaattattgatatttttgttattttttctaaaagatAAGTAAGGTATAGTACCCAAAATTATATGAGTTTTTCAAAACTTggtatttcattaatattttgtctatttaaatatatgtagaCCCACCCTTAATAATAACTAAAGTAACTAAAGTAGGTAAAGTGATAAAGGAGGTAGAATTTGTTATTTAACATCACATCTTGTTACCAATACCAAATACACctaaaaagtgaataaaatcatatataaatgaccaaattaaaaataaaatacttaaattaattaattatacaaaagGGTACTAATAATATTTGTCCCTAAACCATTCACtaatactaaaaaataacaaatagaTTATGATAGACCAAAAAAACCTTACaacaacaaaacaaacattaaacaacattaattaattaattagatcatcattcatatacatttaattactaaattatctCATCATCCCATTAGTACCCAGTTGGAAACTCACACTTCCCAAACTctgcaaaacaaaataaaaaacaaaaaaatcaattaaaatattaaataactttatttaaaataaaataaaataaaatacttactTGGTTGTTGTGATGTAATAGTTGCGGCCCCACCAAAAAAGCAAGTTCCAATCGAACGGCCCTTCTTTTGATAATAACTATTGAACGCATACGATGCATGAGCTTCCAACGTATTAGGATCAAAACAACGCGATCCTGGTTGAATCGAATGGCATTCAGCACCACCTTCACCACAAGCATAATCTAGACCCGCTTGTAGACGATCTTTCCCCACTTCCACATTAGCTACACACCAACTCTGTCCAGAAACCGTCGCTGATATTGTCCCCCCTCCCTGTCCCGGCGTCGATATCCGAGAACCACCCTTCTCCGGCGAAGTCTCCGGCGACGGCCGGTCGTGGTAATTCTTCAACCCTTCAACCGTAAACGGAATATCGTACACTGTTTTCTCGTCGGGGTAAAACAAACCGTAGTTTCTCTCCGACGTCGGACCAAATTTCTTGTTCTCGTTAAATAAAGCAAATAGATAAACAGTCAGATCTGATTTGGGTCTTAATGGTGTCCCACCGCCGGTAAGAACTCGACGGATAAGGTTACCGTTGTATGCTGCTGCGTTTTCCAGACTTGCGCCGATTTCGTTGCTGTCACCCTTCGACGGCCAGCCGGTTTCCGACACGACAATCGGGATATCATCGTACTTCAATTGAGACAATGCGGCGTAAACGGCGTCGATTTGGGCATCTAATAAACTAAGATATTTCAAACCATTGCCGGCGTCAACTATTCCTGGGTTTTCTCTAAACAAGGCGTAATCGAGAGAGATGACATCGGAATTGGATTCGAAAGCGAAAAAAGGGTAGGCATTAACCATGAGGAATGATTCAGTTTCCTTGAGAAATTGGAGCATGGGTTTGACGGCGGATTCGATTAAATCATGTCGGAAAGAACCTGCGGAAGAAGGGTATGAAGTTGAAAGTGCACTTAATGCAATGGGAGATGAGATTTTAATATCGGAGGCTAGATTGTATTTCAAAAGAGCAGCTTGAATGTTTTTCATGGCGGGTATGAGAAATAAAGTTGTGTTATTTGAATCTACAAAAACTTCATTTCCAACTGCAATGGCTTCGATTTGTGTTGATGGATGATAAGCTGCTATGTTTTTTTGTACCCATGAGTATGCGAATGAGCGGCGTCTTGCGGCGGCGAAGAGGAGTTCGTTTGGGAGATTAACTGTGAGTTTAATGTTGGATCCGGAAAATGCTTTGAGAACTGATGAATCGGTATCGTAGATTCGGATCTTGTTGATACCTTTAGATTTTAGTAGTTGAACAGCTTTAATGGCGGATGGTAGATTGTTGGCGATTCTTCCATAGTTTACTCCGATTGATCCTGCTTCTGAGAGTGAAGAGAATGTGAGTAatgtgaagatgaagaaaatggGTGTGGTTAGATCCATGCTCTGGTTCTTGAGAGTGAAGAAAGGCCAGAGCTTTAATGGCGGAAATGAGAGATTTGAGTGGGAATTAGAGTGAGGAAAggttgaagctttaatggcggaaATGAGGAGAGGGAGAGGAGAGAGATTGAGAGGATCGAGAAGAGTGGGTGACAATAGTTGACAAGAATATTAGGAAGTCACAACGGAACATGaaacttttcttttatttttttgttcttttctgttttgttgtttttaataaaaatgttaaaataattgttatataattGACTAATCAAGTAAAGAGAATAAACTAGATGATTGATCTATTGGTTATGATAGGAAGAAAATGTATAGATTtggatttaaattatattttaagaataaaaaggAATTATAcatgatttattttaagaataaaaaggAATTATacatgatttataaaataattattatttaaatgaaataaaagaaataatatttattaattaaattaaattattttttaatatttatatataatgatgtttaattttgaaattgtccggattgccgggtcgagggCTGTGGAtaaatatgtttcgaactcgcaaacTAACAACacaagtacaattttttaactaactaggctaataacacattatattttaaattcaacatcaaatttgattaacgtgagacatttttaactaactaatctagatatataatgatgtttaattttgaaagagTCCAGATTATCTgctcgagagctgtggttaattcgaatatatatgtgagaataaattgatatttgggtcggattctgggttgacccgcccataaatttaaattaaaaataaaattaaaaatgctataggtatatttcgaactcgcaacctaacaaaaacaagtaaaactctttaaccaactaggttaataacactttatattttaaattcaacaacaaatttgatgaacgcggtatgttataacaatatatttttatccaagTATCGCATAGGAATCTTCCTAGTTGGAATAAAAccttgatatttttatttttaagtttatttttaccGCTATATTATTTTGGTGAGGTGAAACTTAACTTAAATCTAGCCTATAAGTATGATCAATTCTAAATATGATCAATATAAGTGCTTAATTGATGTCTTTGAGTTAAAATATTTGCtggaaacaattttttttaagttattggAGATATTCCTTATTTAGTCATTTACagttctaatttttatttatttatttgtatggtcgaaaactaatattatttcaaaattataatcacTTATATAACTTAAGAcctattattttagaaatttataattcttttttatttttaatttttttttctaacaaaattcttataatttaattaagattttttttttcactaaaaaaaatcacgttcagtaattttttaaaaataaattttaatttatttaaaaatattaattagtaatgattttaaaaagttatattttttttattaaaatattaaaaagtattaatatttaataataaaataatattttattaatgaaatttgtaatataattattaaaataatggataaaataatttttgattgtgattgaattttataagaaaaaaaaattacaatgcCCAACTCGTTTTAAGAATTGTAGCATAACTTATTGGCATTAGTGAatgaaattaatgaataattacAACAAAATTAAAAGTAACGGTAAGTTAACGCATCATGACAAAAGAGGGTACGGCGCTCCACGTGGCCCCCCACTATAAGTTGGGTCCCAATAGAACATGACCGTTTGCATATATGTCCGTTGGATGAACATCTCTGTTTTGTTCTTACCGTTAAATAGTAGAGccactaataataataataacaataaagaaagaaaggGCAAGTGAAGGAGGAGATTGAAGAGAGATTGAATGAGTAACATTATTTATTggtgaaaaaatatatgaaaaaatatatataaggaaatagagagaagaaaaataaattttattagtttttttttttttggttaaaattaaattgtgtCATTCCCtttcttattcttttcatttttttaaaaataaagttagtttaactagtaaataattatactaatatttaagtaatagataaaaagataaatgattaagagaagaaatttaaataaatagataaaaagagaaatgattggaagaagaaatttGGAAAAGGGAACGGGAAAGgaatatgtaaaataataaaattattctctCATCAATTCCCTCTCATAAATTCtctcccctatcactcctcatagAAAAAcggaaaaaattaaaatattgtaaataaaaaaagggcaaaataaaaatcaatgaCGTCTCTTTATTcttgaatattattaattgatattatgtatattattgatgatttgaatttatttaaaatataattgatttatcttatttataactaaactaaaatttgaaaataaaagaataaataaaatagaaaaaaagagtctcgaataataaataataataggaGTATGATTTTAGTCGATTACTAAAAGTCATGTGTATACTTTTACATTCCCCCGAAAGTGAAATTGTGAAGCGCACACCGTGAGTTTGTCCCGAAAAAGTGTAAATTTGTGTGATGAAAGACCTTTTGTGAGAGTATCTGTATTTTGTTCTTTAAGaggaatatattttatttgaaacaatTTCTTTGCAACTCGTTCacgacaaaataaaaattaatttctatataatttgTGCGAGCATGAAACACTATGTTAGTAGATAAAAATGCAACACCGATATTATCACACCATTGAGTATGAGAAATTGGTAAATTAACTATCAATTCACTAAATAATGATTGAAGTCATCATAGTTATGTCGTTTCATGGGAAAGTGCATGATATTCAGACTCATTACTATAGCGAGTCACAACTTGTTGTTAATTTAAATTCTAAGAAATAAGATTATTGTCGAGAAAAATGCAATAACCAATTGTCGATCTTTTGTCGTCTGGACATCCAATCCAATTTTAATCTGAATAAGTTGTCAAGTTCAAATTTGATGTGCATCATATTAATAATTCGTGATTAGGAGTATGCTTTAAGCATCGCATTATTCGTTTGACAACTATATAGTGAGATGTGGTGACAGTTTGCATAAACTGACATGCTCTATTAACAACAAATACTAGATCATGACAAATAAGTGTAAAATAGTGAAGAGTTCCAACAATACTTATATAAATTGTAGGATCAGAAAGTGGATCACCATCATGTCGAGAGAGATGAATCTGAAGCCATATGGGTGTGGAGTGGCTTGACATTAAGCATATCCACAcgtgtaaaaatattattaatatactttGTCTGAGATAAAAATAATCCTGAAGTAGTGTGTGTTGCTACTATTCCTAAAATGTGTTCTATTTAACCAAGATATTTTATTGGAAATGTTTCACATAGACGTTTAATTATTATAGAGATATGAGTTGTAGAATTACCTGTGAAGACAATATCAACGACATAGACGAGAATGCATGAAATAATATCATCGAAGTGAAATAAGAATACAACATATCTGACTTGGCTTCAATGAAACTTTGAGAAAGTAATGTAGCTCATATTGTAGCATACCAATCCTGAGGGGCTTGTTTGAGTCcataaataatttcatgaaGACGACATACATGATCATGAAATTCTTGATTAATAAAACCCGAAGGTTATGCCATGTAGACCTCTTCATCAAGTGTAccatataaaaatacattactCACATCTAACTGATGAATCGGCCACCCACGAGTGACTAAGAGTTAAGACGATGCGAATCGTTGTTGGTTTGACCATTGAACTGAATGTTTATGCTAATCAATACCAGATTATTGATGAAATCCTTAAGCAACAAGTCGTGCTTTATTTCGTTCAATGAAACCATTAGCtttgtgtttgattttgaaaacacAACTACACCCGACAATATTTTGGTGTGACGAGCGAGGAATAACTGACCATGTTTGATTATGAATAAGTGCATTGAATTCAGAAGTCATAGTAGAACGTCATGCCGAATCTTTGTGGGCAATAGTATAACATGTTGGTTCTAAAGCGGGAATAGTAATAGCAAAGTTAGCGGTGGGAACATTAGCTCAAGATTGAGCATGAGTTATCATAGGATGAGTTGAAAATTGAGGTGCTTCTTATGGTGATGAGGTTCTGACAACATTTTTCATTGGCTCCGACTGAATAGTTATATTCTCAATGGGCTCAACATAAAGAATGGTTGTGGGATTATTTTCTATACGGGAAATAGATGGTGACTGTTTCGAGATTTTAGTGTTAGGGATATCAATTCATATCTCAACGGAGTTTGGAATAATTATTGGTGCATTAATCACATTTTGTGTTGATGTtgatgttggaattatttccaatatttgggtacatatattatttaataattgtatattagttgttatcataataaagattaaagcccaaataaagtgatctattaaagtataaaggttatgggcttatttagacatctataataaatatggggacatatttgtgtagaagcagaaataccattcattatttcgttgatgggtcgaataataaatgagtatattagggctaggtccccaacccatatagatagcctacctatttgtttctctcatcggaCAATAAGGATttagttcatctctcaagaactctcaagaaggctatcaatatagggttggaagacttaaaccccacccacatcaaacattccgatccaggtccagatccagaacgagaagatccacatttagattcaggtccagatccaagatcaagaagaagagaataacgaagaacaaagaacggcttaatgaaccgttcttcatt
This genomic window contains:
- the LOC124945177 gene encoding glucan endo-1,3-beta-glucosidase 12, which produces MDLTTPIFFIFTLLTFSSLSEAGSIGVNYGRIANNLPSAIKAVQLLKSKGINKIRIYDTDSSVLKAFSGSNIKLTVNLPNELLFAAARRRSFAYSWVQKNIAAYHPSTQIEAIAVGNEVFVDSNNTTLFLIPAMKNIQAALLKYNLASDIKISSPIALSALSTSYPSSAGSFRHDLIESAVKPMLQFLKETESFLMVNAYPFFAFESNSDVISLDYALFRENPGIVDAGNGLKYLSLLDAQIDAVYAALSQLKYDDIPIVVSETGWPSKGDSNEIGASLENAAAYNGNLIRRVLTGGGTPLRPKSDLTVYLFALFNENKKFGPTSERNYGLFYPDEKTVYDIPFTVEGLKNYHDRPSPETSPEKGGSRISTPGQGGGTISATVSGQSWCVANVEVGKDRLQAGLDYACGEGGAECHSIQPGSRCFDPNTLEAHASYAFNSYYQKKGRSIGTCFFGGAATITSQQPKFGKCEFPTGY